In Polaribacter sp. Hel_I_88, the following proteins share a genomic window:
- a CDS encoding RsmD family RNA methyltransferase, whose product MRIISGKLKGRRLRAPKNLPVRPTTDMAKEALFNILNNQYYFDSIAVIDLFAGTGNISYEFASRGTKTVFSIDANYNCIRYINETAKELDLDISTYKSDVYKYLETTSLQADIIFADPPYDFEEEKFLAIVDLVFEKNLLKEDGVLIIEHSKHTKLSNHKNHSYDKRYGGNVFSFFELSSEDISDEEE is encoded by the coding sequence ATGAGAATTATATCAGGGAAATTAAAAGGAAGACGTTTAAGAGCTCCAAAAAACTTACCTGTTAGACCCACAACAGATATGGCAAAAGAAGCGTTGTTTAACATCTTAAACAACCAATATTACTTTGACAGTATTGCTGTAATTGATTTATTTGCAGGCACAGGTAACATTAGCTACGAGTTTGCTTCTAGAGGCACAAAAACAGTATTTTCTATTGATGCTAATTACAATTGTATTCGTTATATAAATGAAACTGCAAAAGAATTAGATTTAGATATTAGTACTTACAAAAGTGATGTCTACAAATATTTAGAAACAACTTCCTTACAAGCTGATATTATTTTTGCAGATCCTCCTTACGATTTTGAAGAAGAAAAATTTTTAGCCATTGTAGATTTGGTTTTTGAAAAAAACTTATTAAAAGAAGATGGTGTTTTAATTATAGAGCATTCTAAACACACCAAATTATCAAACCATAAAAACCATAGTTATGACAAACGTTATGGAGGAAATGTGTTTAGTTTTTTTGAGTTGAGCTCTGAGGATATTTCTGATGAAGAAGAATAA
- a CDS encoding MoxR family ATPase, whose product MSDVKAVNDLVLKHKSLKTEISKIIIGQEEAVNFVLLSIFCGGHSLLIGVPGLAKTLLVNTVSDVLGLKFNRIQFTPDLMPSDILGSEILDETRKFKFIKGPIFSNIILADEINRTPPKTQAALLEAMQERSVTVSGNHYKLELPFFVLATQNPIEQEGTYPLPEAQLDRFMFSINLEYPSFKEEVAVVKNTTSNIAQKVDAILSGDEIIGIQNLIRKIPVTDNVIEYAVTLVGKTRPKSSAATEMVKSYLDWGAGPRASQNLILAAKAHAAIHGKYSPDIEDVKAVAIPILSHRIVKNYKAEAEGVTISNIIESLL is encoded by the coding sequence ATGTCTGACGTAAAAGCTGTAAATGATTTAGTACTAAAACATAAATCATTAAAAACCGAAATTAGTAAAATAATTATTGGCCAAGAAGAAGCCGTAAACTTTGTGTTGTTATCCATTTTTTGTGGAGGTCATTCATTGTTAATTGGTGTGCCAGGTTTAGCAAAAACGCTTTTGGTAAATACAGTTTCTGATGTGTTGGGTTTAAAATTCAATAGAATTCAGTTTACACCAGATTTAATGCCTTCCGATATTTTAGGAAGTGAAATATTAGACGAAACCAGAAAGTTCAAATTCATAAAAGGCCCAATTTTTTCAAACATTATTTTGGCTGATGAAATTAACAGAACTCCACCTAAAACGCAAGCAGCTTTGCTAGAAGCTATGCAAGAGCGCTCTGTAACAGTTTCTGGGAATCATTATAAATTAGAATTACCTTTTTTTGTATTAGCAACTCAAAACCCAATTGAGCAAGAAGGAACCTATCCTTTGCCAGAAGCACAATTAGACAGGTTTATGTTTTCTATCAATTTAGAATACCCGAGTTTTAAAGAAGAAGTAGCCGTTGTAAAAAATACCACAAGTAATATTGCTCAAAAAGTTGATGCTATTCTTTCTGGTGACGAAATTATTGGCATTCAAAATTTGATTCGTAAAATTCCAGTAACTGATAATGTTATTGAATATGCAGTTACTTTGGTCGGTAAAACAAGACCAAAATCTTCTGCGGCTACAGAAATGGTAAAAAGTTATTTAGATTGGGGAGCAGGTCCAAGAGCGTCTCAAAACTTAATATTGGCAGCAAAGGCGCATGCAGCTATTCATGGTAAATATTCTCCAGATATCGAAGACGTAAAAGCTGTAGCAATTCCTATTTTATCTCATAGAATCGTAAAGAATTACAAAGCTGAAGCAGAAGGGGTTACAATTAGTAATATTATAGAATCTTTGTTGTAA